In a genomic window of Trichoderma atroviride chromosome 4, complete sequence:
- a CDS encoding uncharacterized protein (EggNog:ENOG41~TransMembrane:2 (n5-15c20/21o30-51i252-270o)), protein MALKLLTAVALVGGAGWTYTTQEAWSRGLFIKAAAGIWFAELFLYAIYELFVYPNFFSPIRNVPTAPGGHWLLGHGKQIMASKPGAPIREWVTTVPNEGLIRYYWFFNTERLIVTSPKALGEVLVTNNYAFRKPENVRSLLGRLLGYGLLLAEGDEHRHQRRNLMPAFAFRHIKELYPLFWDKARESVQAMMKECGQEGQTDMEVSEWASRVTLDIIGVAGLGKDFNAIQDENSDLVQTYGYLFKPRPPAKFLIMLATLVPSWLIYRLPLKRNRDVNDAARKIRAMCRDVIREKKEKMIANKERTDVDILSVALESGQFSDENLVDQLMTFLAAGHETTATALTWAIYFLCCHPEMQTRLRAEVRERLPSTDDAGAKLASQDIDRMPYLHAVCSEVLRFFSPVPVTIREASYNTTIQGVPVREGTRIVLAPTAVNVDPKLWGADALEFNPERWISKNKDSEESNRRAASGGADSNYSFMTFLHGPRSCIGLTFATGEFACLLAAWIGRFEFELVNKEEMDMEKMDIKGNVTARPVKGLHVKARAVPGY, encoded by the exons ATGGCGCTCAAGCTGTTGACGGCTGTGGCCCTTGTTGGTGGCGCCGGATGGACTTACACAACGCAAGAAGCGTGGTCCCGAGGGCTGTTCATCAAGGCTGCCGCAGGAATATGGTTTGCGGAGCTGTTTCTATACGCCATCTACGAGCTGTTTGTGTATCCAAACTTTTTCTCGCCAATAAGAAACGTGCCCACGGCCCCGGGAGGGCATTGGTTGTTGGGACATGGAAAGCAAATCATGGCCTCCAAGCCCGGTGCGCCAATCAGAGAATG GGTGACGACTGTTCCCAACGAGGGACTTATACGGTACTACTGGTTCTTCAATACGGAGCGTCTGATTGTCACCTCCCCCAAAGCCCTGGGCGAGGTGCTCGTCACAAACAACTACGCCTTCAGGAAGCCCGAGAATGTGAGGTCGTTGCTCGGCCGCCTCCTGGGCTATGGATTGCTTCTCGCAGAGGGAGACGAGCACAGGCACCAGCGGCGCAACCTGATGCCCGCCTTTGCGTTCCGCCACATCAAGGAGCTGTACCCTCTCTTTTGGGACAAGGCGCGAGAGTCTGTCcaggccatgatgaaggaaTGCGGCCAAGAGGGACAGACGGACATGGAGGTCAGCGAGTGGGCGTCGAGGGTGACGCTCGACATCATCGGCGTTGCTGGCCTGGGCAAGGACTTTAACGCGATCCAGGACGAGAACAGCGACCTTGTGCAGACGTATGGCTATCTGTTCaagccaaggccgccggcCAAGTTTCTGATCATGCTGGCCACTCTCGTGCCGTCTTGGCTGATCTACCGGCTTCCGTTGAAGCGCAACCGAGACGTCAACGACGCTGCCAGGAAGATTAGAGCCATGTGTCGGGACGTCATtcgggagaagaaggagaagatgattgcAAACAAGGAGCGTACAGACGTGGACATTCTCTCTGTCGCGCTGGAGAGCGGCCAGTTCTCGGACGAAAACCTGGTCGACCAGCTCATGACGTTTCTGGCCGCCGGCCAcgagacgacggcgacggcgctGACCTGGGCCATCTACTTCCTCTGCTGCCACCCCGAGATGCAGACGCGGCTGCGCGCCGAGGTCCGCGAGAGGCTGCCCTCGACCGACGACGCCGGCGCCAAGCTCGCGAGCCAGGACATTGACCGCATGCCGTACCTCCACGCCGTGTGCAGCGAGGTGCtgcgcttcttcagccccgTGCCCGTCACCATCCGCGAGGCCTCGTACAACACCACGATCCAAGGCGTGCCCGTGCGCGAGGGCACCCGCATCGTGCTGGCCCCAACCGCCGTCAACGTGGACCCCAAGCTCTGGGGCGCCGACGCCCTCGAGTTCAACCCGGAGCGCTGGATCTCCAAGAACAAGGACTCGGAGGAGAGCAACAGGCGCGCGGCGAGCGGCGGCGCGGACAGCAACTACTCCTTCATGACGTTTCTGCACGGGCCGCGGAGCTGCATCGGCCTGACGTTTGCGACGGGCGAGTTTGCGTGTCTGCTGGCGGCGTGGATTGGGCGCTTCGAGTTTGAGCTGGTGAATAAGGAggagatggacatggagaagatggacatCAAGGGCAATGTGACGGCGAGGCCGGTCAAGGGGCTGCATGTGAAGGCGAGGGCGGTGCCGGGATACTGA
- a CDS encoding uncharacterized protein (EggNog:ENOG41) translates to MQSPIPPNYGGMVNMSGGLTYEPMPALPAVGSGYPSQPPASNMGMGMHANTGLDGTMPALPYYVGPPQMHQHKVTTRLHHRPYTTIFGAAATSKIDVLQQSTAGVTEYAPNGISIKIEDLPEKDRECSICYNKYGTEFPEGIREAPRRLPKCRHVFGDYCLKIWLKQSISCPYCRDKLPLRFDHEFESRRAQAYMTYMRARARVPVPPEPPGPPLPGPPGPPGTSQERHSGLMIPAMHDEEEVGEGHVVAILEQQLHRSAETDLSAFDSENTPSDSSSAPASPVRASLRDVSRFTQWSSSRAAQQLVNRRQRRSRSNLPPVQPLQSDGSTQPSTTMPGADAREHESSQSLGDAGHGSAEISMAPATTAQNRNRPW, encoded by the exons ATGCAATCTCCTATTCCGCCCAACTATGGCGGCATGGTGAATATGTCAGGCGGGCTCACGTATGAGCCAATGCCAGCACTACCAGCCGTAGGGTCGGGGTATCCGTCGCAACCTCCCGCAAGTAATATGGGGATGGGAATGCATGCCAATACGGGTTTGGACGGAACCATGCCAGCATTGCCCTACTATGTCGGTCCTCCACAGATGCATCAA CACAAAGTTACTACTCGCCTTCAT CACCGCCCATATACCACGATTTTcggcgccgccgccacatCGAAGATCGACGTACTCCAGCAGAGCACGGCGGGCGTCACTGAATACGCGCCCAACGGCATCAG CATTAAAATTGAAGACCTGCCTGAGAAAGATAGAG AATGCTCCATATGCTACAACAAATATGGCACAGAATTCCCCGAGGGTATAAGGGAGGCACCTCGACGACTGCCAAAATGCCGACACGTATTTGGAGACTACTGTCTCAAGATATGGCTGAAGCAGTCTATCAGCTGCCCCTATTGTCGCGACAAACTGCCACTACGATTTGACCACGAGTTCGAATCCCGAAGAGCCCAAGCCTACATGACTTATATGAGAGCCCGAGCCCGAGTTCCTGTTCCTCCAGAGCCCCCAGGTCCTCCATTGCCAGGTCCTCCAGGTCCTCCAGG GACGTCGCAAGAGAGGCACTCGGGGCTCATGATTCCTGCTATgcatgacgaagaagaagttggtgAAGGTCACGTTGTTGCTATACTCGAACAGCAGCTACACCGCAGCGCAGAAACAGATTTGTCCGCTTTTGACAGTGAGAATACGCCATCGGACTCATCGAGCGCGCCAGCTTCACCAGTTCGAGCCTCTCTGCGAGATGTATCGAGATTCACTCAGTGGTCATCATCTCGTGCAGCTCAACAATTGGTCAACCGAAGACAGAGGCGTTCCCGAAGTAATTTGCCACCTGTCCAGCCTCTGCAGTCTGATGGCTCGACTCAACCGAGCACAACGATGCCGGGTGCGGATGCTAGAGAGCACgaaagcagccagagcctgGGAGATGCTGGGCATGGATCAGCCGAGATATCAATGGctccagcaacaacagcgcaGAATAGAAATCGACCCTGGTGA
- a CDS encoding uncharacterized protein (EggNog:ENOG41), which yields MPHPRRRSLESSRRRRREKRQSREDPAASMYSPTNITAQQMPGSYSADSPQQQQQPYQPPPQQQHQPPYQPSPPSQQQPYSPQQYPPQQYEQHQQYQQKYQESFPQPTSLPMPQQAITPHDALQPRSRASSGSLSSSNSSSSSYLEISRQYPSGRYGGFFSAFMKAPSERRRRRRRGSGTKKRRGVFFGGGSNSSHSSINSDLAYGTGFVKKDKDKSTRYSSSVAGSTVSGAQPQQHPGAISGRRSPKRLNEKKRDKTDEEILAIGRQLSDLARQSNEEDLRAAGKIRPSGLASAAAAITALRKSRRDGKKRGLGNSKKHRDSSSDETDWESASDDDGDSSESSSSDESALHLAYGGNESSRSNVALAGAAAVVAGAVAASAAESYPTAHRPTAHRRKSSVVDPRLFGPVNSLRGLVHTPCGFGDEQHPAPSSTGSGRHGLHRYDNDRPPTGESQADSAHRPGFVPLEQPIPMVPVSNKVFEAGSRDSRNSYRRQRSNEESLDPTLGGGVAAAAAAAAARMADRRGPWTEDRIYRDDVKRTRPDADEDYFQRDQAPFEELERRRENPEVYYNRRNDNVDSPRSEATRQVPDYFNKDAPGVSKESRSWMELHPQERKETLKYQTTHDVHMERREAEIRDAQRQQEREQQQSTRTTKVADDAFNTPQFNTPRRPLTPQVVTVERVPNFTESSQPPSSGRQQTRPDIRLSRKDTYDIQMAEEERRRGNDSGSRHRDPRDDHGYEEEEREARSILDEAKRSTIPVAAVAVASAIAVEEERSRERRRRDYSDDGSRDRSRPHKDVVQEEADKYYRESVIARKIASDEIRSQSKSPDGSVVDKWDTPPVEEHITIVTPPNMEGKEHEDDDPYGAPNADVKIDNEIFPYETDKFRATRGVDAPRFRSKDPSCERERPLLNIVRPTPVPSPDSTAAARRGPEQPTEVPASRDIHEEESLADSSEDEEAEPKGEATQSSPTGKSVSWGQNEINRFVVESPEARSRAESPNELAEAEEKPRPRLSKSSRWGKIAAVIAAGTAEPISELDRNTEPSSRDLPTDGDASSAPGSKIPDPEPEQMPGSFDDEEFAATVAAGLEKTGFNPNIVIDDPAFRRRNPRPETNETPAPPNDTQRDEQRAREEIEVEGDLSLTDTEDEHDEKTQKQKKVNALEKYLEMRQSGEIKPPSQLQESAQLPTVEERPVTPPQKSNSEQRKALEAFLQKRQSGEIKPPREVLEARESRDLEPTSETKTGPVHGPELEPERPPIRKLEPEALRELEENASDFEPPTQSKKKKKKKRRDPDDENSKLSIPGDEATEISRISVPGDEATVFSVEDWEDWDSSPGASTRRSLLAGSEMSTSSRRSTRLRRPRSSTFDLPETNGSEHPGDDRVDDRGVSSVVSEPHDEERKPRSRESKSLRHNDNSEKHVSSRKSRKVSGNKKPGLFSGIFNKPGDKNGRTKVVDEKRDSFFEQADTLGAGVGSASLAAAAAMALNRSNAADVSSEPENISRELSGSNQEFNDHYPVIAPRAIAIDPQYRDLLPLPPSEPGSPVESDFGGLPGLPDSRPASPIEDRDRRFDTIHRRQRSNQDLAASARNRSYSNTAVPLAALLRGIGSGPPSPVANKPPRTPPRPTSWDSTKEFMPLMLLEHSRRGSLDRSVKSEELPPLPP from the exons ATGCCTCATCCCCGCCGCCGGAGCCTGGAAAGCTccaggaggcggaggcgcgAGAAGCGACAATCGCGCGAGGATCCTGCCGCCAGCATGTACTCCCCTACGAACATCACGGCCCAGCAGATGCCGGGCAGCTACAGCGCCGACAgcccacagcagcagcagcagccgtatCAACCACCACCGCAACAACAGCACCAGCCGCCATAtcagccatcaccaccgtcgcagcaacagccataTTCGCCGCAGCAATACCCGCCGCAGCAATACGAGCAACACCAGCAGTACCAGCAGAAATACCAGGAGTCGTTTCCGCAGCCGACGTCGCTGCCAATGCCGCAGCAGGCAATAACACCGCACGATGCTCTCCAGCCCCGATCCAGGGCCTCGTCCGGCTCTTTATCCTCGTCCAactcttcctcatcctcataCCTGGAGATCTCGCGACAGTATCCGAGCGGCCGGTATGGAGGCTTCTTCAGCGCTTTTATGAAGGCGCCGTCAGagcgtcggcgtcggcggcgcAGGGGAAGCGGCACTAAGAAGCGCCGCGGCGTTTTCTTTGGTGGCGGAAGCAACTCGTCTCATTCATCCATCAACTCAGACTTGGCCTATGGAACGGGCTTtgtgaagaaggacaaggataAGTCTACGCGCTACAGCAGCTCTGTTGCCGGCTCTACTGTATCCGGcgcgcagccgcagcaacatCCGGGCGCAATATCCGGCAGGCGTTCCCCTAAGCGCCTCAATGAGAAGAAGCGTGATAAGACGGACGAGGAGAttctcgccattggccgcCAACTCTCGGATCTGGCACGGCAGTCCAACGAGGAGGACTTGCGTGCTGCTGGCAAAATCCGGCCTTCTGGACTGGCatctgccgccgctgccatcacTGCACTACGAAAGAGCAGAAGAGACGGTAAAAAGCGAGGACTTGGCAACTCTAAGAAGCATCGTGACTCGTCTTCTGATGAAACAGACTGGGAATCGGCATctgacgacgatggcgattcCTCCGAGAGCTCATCCAGTGACGAGAGCGCTTTGCATCTGGCCTACGGCGGCAACGAGTCGTCGCGTTCCAATGTTGCCTTGGCTGGAGCCGCGGCAGTGGTTGCCGGGGCggttgctgcttctgccgccGAGTCATATCCGACAGCTCACCGTCCGACAGCCCACCGCAGGAAGAGTTCCGTTGTGGATCCAAGGCTCTTTGGACCGGTCAACTCATTACGTGGATTAGTGCACACTCCCTGTGGGTTTGGAGACGAACAGCATCCAGCGCCATCCTCTACGGGCTCAGGGCGACATGGTCTCCATCGTTATGATAATGACCGTCCACCTACCGGCGAATCGCAGGCCGATTCCGCTCATCGCCCGGGATTTGTGCCCCTCGAGCAGCCAATTCCCATGGTGCCTGTCTCAAACAAGGTCTTTGAAGCCGGCAGCCGAGATTCTCGAAACAGCTATCGCCGCCAGCGCTCTAATGAAGAGAGCCTTGATCCCACactcggcggcggcgtcgcagcagccgcagccgccgcagcagctcgcaTGGCAGATCGAAGGGGTCCCTGGACGGAAGACCGCATTTATCGCGATGATGTGAAACGTACCCGCCCAGACGCCGATGAAGACTATTTCCAGCGAGACCAGGCGCCGTTTGAAGAGCTAGAGCGTCGGAGAGAGAATCCAGAGGTGTATTACAACCGTCGAAACGATAATGTAGATTCTCCTCGATCCGAGGCCACTCGCCAAGTGCCTgattactttaataaagaTGCGCCTGGCGTGTCCAAGGAAAGTAGATCCTGGATGGAGCTTCATCCACAAGAGCGTAAGGAGACTCTAAAGTATCAAACGACACACGACGTCCACATGGAGAGGCGTGAAGCGGAAATACGAGACGCACAGAGACAACAAgagcgggagcagcagcagtctaCTCGTACGACAAAG GTTGCCGATGATGCTTTCAACACCCCCCAGTTCAACACTCCCCGCCGGCCTCTAACACCCCAGGTTGTGACCGTTGAGCGTGTACCCAATTTCACCGAATCTTCTCAACCTCCGTCTTCAGGGCGACAGCAAACGCGTCCAGATATCAGACTTAGCCGAAAGGATACATATGATATCCAaatggcagaagaagagagaaggcgAGGAAACGATTCGGGATCTCGGCATAGAGACCCTCGAGATGACCACGGatacgaagaagaggaaagagaagctcGGTCCATCCTAGACGAAGCCAAACGTTCGACGATTCCAGTCGCTGCCGTCGCAGTCGCATCCGCCAttgctgttgaagaagagcggtCGCGAGAGCGCAGACGCCGCGATTACTCTGATGATGGCTCTCGTGACCGAAGCCGACCCCATAAGGATGTCGTCCAGGAGGAAGCTGACAAATACTATCGCGAATCTGTAATTGCTCGAAAGATTGCTTCTGATGAGATCCGGTCTCAAAGCAAATCTCCAGATGGGTCCGTGGTGGACAAATGGGATACACCGCCTGTTGAAGAGCACATCACCATTGTCACGCCACCCAATATGGAAGGCAAAGAGCATGAGGATGATGACCCTTACGGCGCCCCTAATGCCGATGTCAAAATCGACAACGAAATTTTCCCCTACGAGACCGACAAATTTAGAGCTACCAGGGGCGTCGATGCTCCGAGATTCAGGTCCAAGGATCCCTCATGCGAGCGTGAACGGCCCCTGTTGAACATTGTTCGTCCTACTCCGGTTCCTAGCCCCGATTCTACGGCAGCGGCTCGTCGAGGACCAGAGCAGCCGACGGAAGTTCCTGCATCTCGAGATATacatgaagaagaatcaCTGGCTGACTCgtcagaagatgaagaggccgagCCAAAAGGCGAGGCGACTCAATCGTCACCGACTGGCAAGTCTGTCTCTTGGGGTCAAAACGAAATCAATCGCTTCGTGGTCGAATCTCCTGAGGCTCGCAGCCGTGCCGAATCCCCAAACGAGCTGGCTGAGGCGGAGGAAAAACCCAGGCCCCGTCTCAGCAAGTCTAGCAGATGGGGCAAGATCGCCGCCGTGATCGCCGCCGGCACTGCCGAACCGATCTCCGAGCTTGATCGAAACACTGAGCCGAGCAGTCGCGATCTTCCTACCGATGGCGATGCATCGTCTGCTCCGGGCTCTAAAATACCTGATCCTGAGCCGGAGCAGATGCCTGGGAGTTTCGATGACGAGGAgtttgctgctactgtagcGGCTGGCCTAGAGAAGACTGGGTTTAATCCTAATATCGTAATTGACGACCCGGCCTTTCGCCGCCGAAACCCTCGCCCTGAAACAAATGAGACACCCGCACCTCCCAATGATACCCAAAGAGATGAGCAGAGAGCAAGAGAGGAGATAGAGGTCGAGGGGGATCTCTCATTGACTGATACGGAAGATGAGCATGATGAGAAGacccagaagcagaagaaggtgaaTGCGCTGGAAAAATATCTTGAAATGAGGCAGTCTGGCGAAATCAAGCCCCCTTCTCAGCTGCAGGAATCGGCCCAGCTACCAACCGTGGAAGAGCGACCAGTCACACCTCCTCAAAAGAGCAACAGCGAGCAGCGAAAGGCACTTGAGGCGTTTCTCCAAAAGAGACAATCAGGAGAGATTAAGCCACCGCGGGAAGTCCTAGAAGCCAGGGAGTCGCGCGATTTGGAGCCAACCTCCGAGACAAAGACTGGACCAGTACATGGACCCGAACTCGAACCCGAACGACCACCGATCAGGAAACTTGAACCTGAGGCTTTGCGCGAACTAGAAGAGAATGCCTCCGACTTTGAACCCCCCACCcagtcaaagaagaaaaaaaagaagaagagacgagatCCTGATGACGAAAATTCCAAGTTGTCCATTCCTGGAGACGAGGCTACAGAGATCTCCAGGATTTCAGTACCTGGTGACGAAGCTACCGTCTTTAGCGTTGAGGATTGGGAAGATTGGGATAGTTCTCCTGGGGCGTCCACACGAAGGTCGTTATTGGCTGGATCAGAGATGTCGACTTCCAGCAGAAGGAGCACTCGACTAAGGCGCCCGCGTAGCTCTACTTTTGACCTCCCCGAAACCAACGGCAGTGAGCATCCAGGGGATGATCGTGTAGATGACCGTGGCGTGAGCTCCGTTGTCTCGGAGCCTCACGACGAAGAAAGGAAGCCGAGAAGCCGGGAGAGCAAATCTCTACGACATAATGATAATAGCGAGAAACATGTTTCATCGCGTAAATCCCGCAAAGTCTCTGGGAACAAGAAACCCGGCCTTTTCTCAGGCATCTTCAACAAACCTGGCGACAAAAACGGCCGAACCAAGGTCGTTGATGAGAAGCGagactctttttttgagCAAGCCGACACTCTAGGCGCGGGTGTCGGCTCAGCGAgccttgctgcagctgcagcaatggcctTGAACCGCTCAAATGCCGCCGATGTCTCCTCGGAACCGGAGAACATCTCGCGAGAACTCTCTGGCTCGAACCAAGAGTTTAACGACCATTACCCCGTGATTGCTCCCAGGGCAATCGCAATTGACCCTCAGTACAGAGATTTGCTTCCTCTGCCCCCAAGCGAACCGGGAAGCCCCGTGGAGAGTGACTTTGGTGGGCTACCCGGCCTGCCTGACAGTCGCCCTGCATCGCCGATAGAAGACCGAGACCGAAGATTCGACACGATTCATCGCCGGCAGCGAAGCAACCAAGATCTAGCAGCAAGTGCCCGCAACCGATCGTACAGCAACACCGCGGTGCCCCTCGCAGCACTTCTCAGGGGCATCGGATCCGGGCCCCCCAGCCCTGTTGCCAACAAGCCTCCCCGTACCCCTCCCCGTCCAACTTCTTGGGACAGCACCAAGGAGTTTATGCCTCTGATGCTTCTTGAGCATTCGCGACGAGGATCCCTTGACAGAAGCGTGAAAAGCGAGGAGCTGCCGCCACTGCCCCCCTAG
- a CDS encoding uncharacterized protein (BUSCO:EOG092D0DLV), with amino-acid sequence MSSLTLSYTGRIVKGGLDDLAASVTTPQRRLHLTDAFSASLQARLLHPGRSTLDILQTYISMIRTFHALDHSKVLLDRVVPALKLCLWNRDDAIRIVVTGLLANPNGANTDENKGKLVELATILNETSQQHQSRADDEDLDWNDMTWVPDPVDAGVNYKRPKNEDIIGTLISALGLQDVFIKEFQAIVAERLLSKQASFQQEIKVLGLLKKRFGEAALQNCDVMIRDIVDSKRVDTVLRRNLKDDGELEASSLAYHSKILSRLFWPSLPKDPFTVPAPVVEVQKKYEKGFEQLKSSRKLNWLDHLGSATVRLDFDDRFIELDCKTYEAAVIYEFHNDDENDDGSGAAGPVQRTFNELWEKLMIDEDLLESALRFWVAQRVVRDVGNKTYVVLETLVESKQGDDDDLMEDEDALDDGLDSYEQPSPKKPKGINTKEREQRIVYWQFIVGMLTNSSPAMPLGQIAMMMKMLIADGCPWSNEELQEFLAEKIAEGELEIVGGKYRLPKKA; translated from the coding sequence ATGAGCTCTTTGACATTGTCCTACACTGGCCGGATAGTAAAGGGGGGCCTCGATGACCTGGCAGCCTCCGTGACAACGCCCCAGCGGCGCCTTCATCTTACGGATGCCTTTTCGGCCTCTCTCCAGGCAAGACTGCTACACCCTGGCCGCTCAACACTCGATATTTTGCAAACCTACATTTCCATGATCCGGACATTCCATGCCCTCGACCACTCCAAAGTTTTGCTTGATAGGGTTGTGCCCGCGCTGAAACTGTGCTTGTGGAATAGAGACGATGCCATTCGCATCGTCGTCACCGGGTTGCTGGCTAATCCAAATGGCGCAAATACTGATGAGAACAAGGGGAAGCTGGTGGAGCTTGCCACCATTCTCAATGAAACGTCGCAACAGCACCAAAGCCGCGCTGACGATGAAGATCTTGACTGGAATGACATGACCTGGGTCCCTGACCCCGTGGATGCCGGCGTCAACTACAAACGGCCCAAGAACGAGGACATAATAGGCACCTTGATAAGCGCTCTCGGCTTACAGGATGTCTTCATCAAAGAGTTCCAGGCCATTGTTGCGGAGCGGCTGCTCTCCAAACAGGCCAGCTTTCAACAGGAGATCAAGGTCCTCGgcctgctgaagaagcggtTTGGAGAGGCAGCTCTGCAGAACTGCGATGTGATGATACGTGACATTGTGGATTCCAAGCGCGTGGATACAGTCCTTCGACGGAACTTGAAGGACGATGGTGAGCTAGAAGCAAGCTCGCTTGCATATCATTCAAAGATCTTGTCTCGTCTATTTTGGCCTAGTTTGCCAAAGGACCCATTTACCGTTCCCGCGCCGGTCGTGGAAGTCCAAAAGAAATACGAAAAGGGCTTTGAGCAACTCAAGTCTTCGCGGAAGCTCAACTGGCTGGACCACTTGGGGTCTGCAACGGTTAGGTTGGACTTTGATGATAGATTCATCGAGTTGGACTGCAAGACATACGAAGCGGCCGTCATTTACGAGTTTCACAATGACGACGAAAACGACGACGGCTCAGGCGCGGCTGGCCCGGTCCAGCGGACCTTTAATGAACTGTGGGAGAAGCTCATGATTGACGAAGATCTTTTAGAGAGTGCCCTCAGGTTCTGGGTGGCGCAGCGAGTTGTGCGCGATGTCGGAAACAAGACGTACGTTGTGCTGGAGACGCTTGTTGAAAGCAAGCAgggagacgacgacgacttgatggaggatgaagatgccctGGACGACGGGCTGGACAGCTACGAACAACCATCACCGAAGAAACCAAAGGGCATAAATacaaaggagagagagcagaggaTCGTCTACTGGCAATTCATTGTCGGTATGTTGACCAACTCGAGTCCGGCAATGCCCCTCGGACAGATtgcaatgatgatgaagatgctcatTGCCGACGGGTGTCCTTGGAGTAACGAGGAACTACAAGAATTTCTGGCCGAGAAGATTGCAGAAGGCGAGCTGGAGATTGTAGGAGGAAAATATCGATTACCAAAGAAAGCTTGA